The window ATGGTGAAGAAATTCCAGCGGGCATGGCCCGCCTTTTCTTTTTGTTTGTGCAAAGATACAAATTGGTTTTGGAGACTTGAATCTCACGGTGTTTCTCTCACCAAGGCGAGCAGGTTGGCAAGTTCATCTGGAAGTTCGATCGGTGATCCTGGAGGCGTGTAGATGGTCAGGATGACGAGCCTGTTCTCGAGCAACGCTGTAATCCTGTACACATCACAATTGATCCTGGGCTCACCGAGGACAGTGTTCTGGGGGAGGAAGCTCAGATAATCCAAAACTTTCATGATGCATTCTCGATCGAGCTCAAGGAAGGACTCTGACAGTGTTGTAATCTTTCTGCACACGAAATGATCACCGACCTTTTGTATGTACAACTTCACTCTGTGAGGAACGAATCCACCAGAGACGTACGATAAAACAATGAAAACTTCAGATTCACCGCCTTTCTGAGTGGTGTCGATCGAAGGATAACCCAGGCAAAGAAGTTCCTGCGCCAGTAAGCCACAACAAATGAGCACAAGACCGAATGCAAAAACTTTCAGCAGCATGAACGCACATCACCCCCCTTCTCGATCGAGCGCCGGGGTTGGAATGTGAGGGAATGACTGAACCGTCAACTTTTTTGAACGTTTGGTCTGTAGTAGCTCAGATAGTAGAACAGCGCGGTGAATATGCCAGGGCCAACGATGTTACCCAGAGTCGCTGCGACGATGTTCTTCCAGAATCCAGCCCAGGTGAGCGTTTCCGGCCCAAAACCTGAAATGGTTCTGGTGATGATCAAATCATGAGCTTCAACGTCTGAATTCTCTGAAGAGTTCTTCGAACACATTCAGGGCTTTTTCTATTATATCCTTTCTCGACACATCGTTGTGTGTGACGAGTCTTATCGAGGTGTCTGAAAATGCAACTGCAAGTACACCTTTTTCGCGCATCGCGCTCAAAAACTGGTGTGCGTTGACCTTCAGATTGTCGGTCTTCAATATCACCATGTTCGTTTCCACATCTTCAACGTTCACCGAATAACCTATCTCTCTCAGTTTCGTTGCTAAGAACTTCGCGTTCTCGTGATCTTCCTTCAATCGATCGACCATCTTGGTCAGAGCGATGATGCCTGCTGCCGCCAGAACGCCCGCCTGTCTCATACCCCCACCGAGGATCTTCCTCGCCTTTCTCGCCCTCTCGATGAACTGTTTGCTTCCCACGACTATCGAGCCTACCGGGGCGCAGAGACCTTTGGAGAGACAGAACATCAGCGAATCGGCGTACTTAGCATACTCTTTGACAGAAATACCAGACGCAATCGAGGCGTTGAAGATCCTCGCTCCGTCCACATGAACGTTTATCCCGTGTTCCTTGGCGATCTGGTATATTGCCTTGAAGTTTTCCAGCGGAACGACTCTGCCACCCGATCTGTTGTGGGTGTTTTCTATCGTTATCAGCGAGGTCCTTGGAAAGTGTATGTCTTTTGGTCTTATCGCCTTCCTGACATCGTCCGGATCCATCGCACCGTTTTTGCCTTTTATCGGGTGCGGCATGACACCCGAAAGGACAGACATGGCACCGGCCTCGTACCAGAAGATGTGGCTGTCTGCTTCGAGTATCACCTCATCTCCGCGCTGCGTGTGCACCATGATGCTGACCTGATTTCCCATTGTTCCAGACGCAACGAAAAGGGCGGCTTCTTTGCCGAACATCTCCGCGGCGAGTTGTTCGAGTCTGTTCACAGTGGGATCTTCACCGTAGACGTCGTCGCCGACTTCAGCTTCCGCCATCGCTTTTCTCATCTCAGGTGTCGGTTTCGTGACCGTATCCGAACGAAGATCGATCACGCTATCACTCCTCAGCGGTTGAACTTTCTCAGAACCTTACCGGGTCTTTCACCCGTGAGCTGTCCATCGCGTACCACAATCACTCCGTTGACGAGAACGTGCATGATGCCTTCGGGATATCTTTTTGGATCTTCAAAGGTTGCAAGCTCTTGGACTTTTTCCAGATCGAACACGACGATGTCCGCAACCATCTTCGGCCTCAAAATGCCTCTGTCGAAAAGGCCGATCTTCCTTGCGGGAAAGCCTGTCATCTTCCAGATGGCCTCTTCCACACTCAAAAGTTTCTGCTCCCTGACGTAGCGCGACAGCACCCTCGCAAAGGTTCCGAAATTCCTCGGATGTGGATGACCATGCGAGAGCGGTCCGGAAACTGAAAGCGCGCTGCCGTCCGAGCCTATCATCGAATAAGGGCTCTTGATAACGAGCCTGACATCTTCTTCGTCCATCGCAAACCTTATCATACCGACCCGACCCCGTTCTTCAAGGATGAGATCGAATGCGGTTTCGAGGGGATCTTTGTTGAGAACTTTTGCGATCTCGGTGAGGCTTTTTCCCTGAAACGGTCTGTTCTTTTCGCTGAACACGTAACTGATGTGTATTTTGTCGTAACCGCCCATGGCTTTCTGCACGGGATCGATCTGCCGCTTGATCCTTTCTCTGATCTTTGGATCTCTCAGCCTTTCGAGCATCTTTTCGAGCCCGCCTTCGTGGACCCAGTCTGGCAGTATCGCGTCCAGATCGGTCGACGTTGCCGTGTAAGGGTAAACGTCGCACGTGACATCGTAACCTTCGGCGCGTGCCTGTTCTACCATCTTGAGCGTTTCTTTCACCTTACCGAAGTATTTTTCTCCACAAGCTTTGTGGTGGGAGATCTGCACGGAAACTTTGCTCTTTCTTCCGATCTCGATCGTTTCCTGAACGGATTCGATCAACCTCGCACTCTCGCTGCGCATGTGTGTGGCGTAAAAACCGTTGTATCTGTGCACCACCTTGCACAGTTCAGCTATCTCGTCGGTGTCTGCGAAACTTCCCGGTGGGTATATCAAACCGGTGCTCATGCCGAACGCACCCTGTCTCATGGATTCCGCCACGAGTTTCTTCATCTTCTTCATTTCTTCGGGTGTGGGCTTTCTGTTTTCGTATCCCATCACAGATTTTCGAACCGTTCCGTGCCCGACGAGGGTGGCGTAATTTATCGCGGGCTTTGCGCCTTGGAGCGCGTTCAGATAATCTTGAACGGTTTGCCAGCCCGCTTCAACACTGTACATCTCTCTGTAATGCTGTTTCGTTTCTTCGAGCGCATCGCTCAGCAGTGGGGCCAGAGAATAACCGCAGTTTCCGACGAGCTCGGTGGTGACACCCTGTCTCAGCTTGCTCTCGTAGAAAGGATTCACGAAGGCAGAGAAATCCGAATGGCTGTGTATGTCTATGAAACCCGGGCATACGAACATACCCTTCGCGTCAATGGTTGTCTTCGCTTTCCTGCGGTTGAGTTTTCCCATTTCGACTATCTTCCCGTTTTCGATGGCTACATCTGCGTAGAACCAGGGACTGCCGGTTCCATCCACCACCATTCCGTTCACTATCAGCACATCGTACATGATCGTCACTCCAGAAAAAAGAGCGCGCAACTGCGCGCTCACACGATGATGTTCAGCAACCTTTTTGGAACGTACACGGCATCCTTCGGGCTGTTGTTCACGAATTTCTTCACCTTTTCACTCTCCAAAGCGATCCTGAGAACTTCTTCTTTCGTTGCGTCGATGGGAATCTTTATTCTGTCTCTCAGTTTACCGTTCACCTGGACTGCGATCTCCACCTCTTCGACTTTCAAAGCTTCAGGATCGTACTCTGGCCAGGGTTCCTCCATGATCGATGTCGTTTTGCCCATCGCGTGCCAGAGTTCTTCAGCAAAATGCGGTGCGAACGGAGAGATCATTAAAACGAACTTCTCGGCGAACTCTTTCAACAGTGGCACGTGCCACGAATCTTCCGGAACTTCCTGAAGATAATCCGACACGTCGTTGACGAGTTCCATCAAGCTACTGATGGCCGTGTTGAATTTGAAACCACCTTCCATGTCCTGAGTGATCTTCAGCAGGGCAGAATGTAACTTCCTTCTGAGTTCTTTTTCTCGAGGGCCGAAGCTCGACGAACTCTTAGGTTCGAGCGAAATGATCTTGTCTATGAGGTTCCAGGCCCTCCTGATGAACCTGTGTACACCCTCGATACCCGCATCGCTCCACTCGGCATCCTTCTCGGGAGGTCCCATGAACAGTATGTAGAGTCTCAGCGTGTCGGCGCCGTACTTTTCGATCATGTCGTCGGGAGAAACGACGTTGCCCTTACTCTTGCTCATCTTTGCACCGTCTTTGTATATCATGCCCTGCGTGAACAGGTTGGTGAAGGGTTCGTCAAAGTCGAGATAACCAAGGTCGTGCAGGACCTTTGTTATGAACCTCGAGTAGAGCAAATGGAGTATGGCGTGTTCCACTCCGCCAACGTACTGATCGACCGGCAACCAGTAGTTCACATCTTCTTTTTTGAACGGGGCGTCTTCCAAATCGGGATTGATGTACCTCAAGAAGTACCACGAAGAATCGACGAAGGTGTCCATCGTGTCCACTTCGCGCGTGGCCGGACCACTACATTTCGGACAGGTCGTTCTCTTGAATTCTTCTTTCAGCGCCAGTGGGGATTGTCCCGTCGGCAGGAATTCGACATCGTACGGGAGCGTCACGGGTAGATCCTTCTCGGGTACAGGAACAACACCGCATTTTTCACAGTAGATGATGGGTATTGGAGCACCCCAGTATCTCTGGCGGGATATGAGCCAGTCCCTCAGTTTGTACTGTACCGAGCGTGTTCCGATGCCATGTTCCTCGAGCCATTCTATGACCTTCTCCATCTCTTCCGGAACCTTCGTTCCACTCAAAGGGCCACTGTTCACCATGATGCCCGGCCCATCGTAGGCTCTACCTTCGTTGAACGGTTCGGAAGGCTGTATGACTTGCTTTATCGATATGTTGTACTTCTTCGCGAATTCATAATCTCTCTGATCGTGTGCCGGCACTCCCATGATCGCGCCGGTACCGTATTCCATGAGAATGTAGTTCGCCACGTAGATGGGCACCCTCTCACCGTTCACGGGGTTTATCGCGTATCTACCGGTGAAGAAGCCTTCCTTTTCTGTTTCGAGCGCACCCCTTCTGTGTCTGTCCTGCATGCTGACGCGCACAAGGAATTGTTCAAGATCGTGTTTGAGTTCGGGCAGGACAATCTGTTCCACCAGCGGTGATTCCGGTGCGAGGGCCATGAAAGTGACGCCCCAGAGCGTGTCTGGCCTGGTCGTGAATATCTCAATATCGACATCGAGTCCCTCGACTTTGAACTTCACCTTCGCACCTTTGCTCTCACCGATCCAGTTTCGCTGCATCGTTTTGACGTGCTCTGGCCAGCCCGTAAGCTTGTCAAGATCTTTCAGGAGTCTTTCTGCGTAGTTGGTTATCTTGAAGAACCACTGCTCAAGGTGCCTTATCGTTATGGGAGTTCCGCAGCGCTCGCATCTCCCGTCCTTCACCTGCTCGTTCGCGAGCGAGGTCATACACTTTGGACACCAGTTCACGGCGGCCTTCTTCTTGTACGCAAGGTCTGCTTCGTAGAGTTTCAGAAAGATCCACTCGGTCCACTTGTAGTAAGGTTCAAGACACGTGATTATTTCTCTATCCCAGTCGTAGCTGATCCCGAGACGTTTTATCTGTTTTCTTATCGTGTTGATGTTGTTCAGAGTCCAGTCCTTTGGATGGATCTTCCTTTCGATCGCGGCGTTCTCCGCGGGCAATCCGAAGGCGTCGTAACCGAACGGATGCAGCACGTTGTAGCCGCGCATGCGTTTGTAACGCGCAACCGCGTCGCCTATCACGTAGTTCTTAACGTGTCCGACGTGAAGCGTTCCAGAAGGGTAGGGAAACATAACAAGCATGTAGTATTTGGGTTTTTCACTCCTCTGAGGTGTTCTGAAAAGGCCTCTTTCCTCCCAGTACCTCTGCCATTTCGGTTCTATTTCACTCGGTTCGTACTTCGGCACAGCACCACCTCCAGCTACTTAGCTAAGATTATACCATTCAGTAACGAAAAGAGCTTCGAAAACGCCCTGTATCTGTGGCTCACACTATGTTTCTCCTGGCCGAGTTCTCCGAACGTTTGAGCAAAGCCTTCCGGGATGAAGATCGGATCGTAACCGAAACCATATTTTCCACGTATCTCCTCACTTATGTGCCCTTCGACGATCCCTTCTGTGCAGATGAGCAGCTTTCCAACAGGATCGTAGTAAGCAGCGGCACAGACGAATCGTGCGGTTCTATCGGTCTTACCTTCGAGCATCTTCAGGATGAATTTCATCTTTTCTTCGTAACTGGTGTTCGGCATGAACCTCGCGGAATGAACGCCTGGAAATCCGTTGAGCGCATCTATCATCAGGCCGGAATCGTCAGCGATCGTAGGAAGACTTGATTTTCCCGCATAAAACATCGCTTTCTTTATGGCGTTCTCTGTGAAAGTTTCTCCATCTTCTTCGGCTTCACCTTCGATCCGGAGATCCTTCAGCGTGACGATCT is drawn from Thermotoga sp. Ku-13t and contains these coding sequences:
- the ltaE gene encoding low-specificity L-threonine aldolase, producing the protein MIDLRSDTVTKPTPEMRKAMAEAEVGDDVYGEDPTVNRLEQLAAEMFGKEAALFVASGTMGNQVSIMVHTQRGDEVILEADSHIFWYEAGAMSVLSGVMPHPIKGKNGAMDPDDVRKAIRPKDIHFPRTSLITIENTHNRSGGRVVPLENFKAIYQIAKEHGINVHVDGARIFNASIASGISVKEYAKYADSLMFCLSKGLCAPVGSIVVGSKQFIERARKARKILGGGMRQAGVLAAAGIIALTKMVDRLKEDHENAKFLATKLREIGYSVNVEDVETNMVILKTDNLKVNAHQFLSAMREKGVLAVAFSDTSIRLVTHNDVSRKDIIEKALNVFEELFREFRR
- a CDS encoding D-aminoacylase, with translation MYDVLIVNGMVVDGTGSPWFYADVAIENGKIVEMGKLNRRKAKTTIDAKGMFVCPGFIDIHSHSDFSAFVNPFYESKLRQGVTTELVGNCGYSLAPLLSDALEETKQHYREMYSVEAGWQTVQDYLNALQGAKPAINYATLVGHGTVRKSVMGYENRKPTPEEMKKMKKLVAESMRQGAFGMSTGLIYPPGSFADTDEIAELCKVVHRYNGFYATHMRSESARLIESVQETIEIGRKSKVSVQISHHKACGEKYFGKVKETLKMVEQARAEGYDVTCDVYPYTATSTDLDAILPDWVHEGGLEKMLERLRDPKIRERIKRQIDPVQKAMGGYDKIHISYVFSEKNRPFQGKSLTEIAKVLNKDPLETAFDLILEERGRVGMIRFAMDEEDVRLVIKSPYSMIGSDGSALSVSGPLSHGHPHPRNFGTFARVLSRYVREQKLLSVEEAIWKMTGFPARKIGLFDRGILRPKMVADIVVFDLEKVQELATFEDPKRYPEGIMHVLVNGVIVVRDGQLTGERPGKVLRKFNR
- the leuS gene encoding leucine--tRNA ligase → MPKYEPSEIEPKWQRYWEERGLFRTPQRSEKPKYYMLVMFPYPSGTLHVGHVKNYVIGDAVARYKRMRGYNVLHPFGYDAFGLPAENAAIERKIHPKDWTLNNINTIRKQIKRLGISYDWDREIITCLEPYYKWTEWIFLKLYEADLAYKKKAAVNWCPKCMTSLANEQVKDGRCERCGTPITIRHLEQWFFKITNYAERLLKDLDKLTGWPEHVKTMQRNWIGESKGAKVKFKVEGLDVDIEIFTTRPDTLWGVTFMALAPESPLVEQIVLPELKHDLEQFLVRVSMQDRHRRGALETEKEGFFTGRYAINPVNGERVPIYVANYILMEYGTGAIMGVPAHDQRDYEFAKKYNISIKQVIQPSEPFNEGRAYDGPGIMVNSGPLSGTKVPEEMEKVIEWLEEHGIGTRSVQYKLRDWLISRQRYWGAPIPIIYCEKCGVVPVPEKDLPVTLPYDVEFLPTGQSPLALKEEFKRTTCPKCSGPATREVDTMDTFVDSSWYFLRYINPDLEDAPFKKEDVNYWLPVDQYVGGVEHAILHLLYSRFITKVLHDLGYLDFDEPFTNLFTQGMIYKDGAKMSKSKGNVVSPDDMIEKYGADTLRLYILFMGPPEKDAEWSDAGIEGVHRFIRRAWNLIDKIISLEPKSSSSFGPREKELRRKLHSALLKITQDMEGGFKFNTAISSLMELVNDVSDYLQEVPEDSWHVPLLKEFAEKFVLMISPFAPHFAEELWHAMGKTTSIMEEPWPEYDPEALKVEEVEIAVQVNGKLRDRIKIPIDATKEEVLRIALESEKVKKFVNNSPKDAVYVPKRLLNIIV
- the rdgB gene encoding RdgB/HAM1 family non-canonical purine NTP pyrophosphatase; this encodes MLLLATRNEHKVEEIRRFVPEGVKIVTLKDLRIEGEAEEDGETFTENAIKKAMFYAGKSSLPTIADDSGLMIDALNGFPGVHSARFMPNTSYEEKMKFILKMLEGKTDRTARFVCAAAYYDPVGKLLICTEGIVEGHISEEIRGKYGFGYDPIFIPEGFAQTFGELGQEKHSVSHRYRAFSKLFSLLNGIILAK